Proteins encoded in a region of the Brevundimonas vesicularis genome:
- a CDS encoding Maf family protein — protein sequence MSAAVSVSPSALLERGTLILASKSAARRAMLENAGVAFEVRVADVDEDAIKAVSSNLDAAALAVRLAEAKALAVSRDEETAWVLGSDQTLAFDGGLVSKARSLGAARERLKAMRGKSHQLHSGAALATKGQIVWSGVGTVQMRMRDFSDAFLDAYLSAEGEALLSCVGSYRLEGLGSQLFEAVNGDYFTVLGLPLWPVLKELRRAGVIAA from the coding sequence ATGAGCGCCGCTGTTTCGGTATCGCCCTCCGCGCTGCTTGAGCGCGGCACTCTCATCCTGGCGTCCAAAAGCGCGGCTCGCCGCGCCATGCTGGAAAACGCCGGCGTCGCCTTTGAGGTGCGCGTCGCCGATGTGGACGAGGACGCCATCAAGGCCGTGTCGAGCAACCTGGACGCCGCCGCCCTCGCCGTTCGTCTGGCGGAAGCCAAGGCCCTGGCCGTTTCGCGTGATGAGGAGACCGCCTGGGTGCTGGGCTCGGACCAGACCCTGGCCTTTGACGGCGGCCTGGTCTCCAAGGCCAGGTCTCTGGGCGCGGCGCGCGAGCGGCTGAAAGCGATGCGCGGCAAGTCGCACCAACTGCACTCCGGCGCAGCGCTGGCGACCAAGGGCCAGATCGTCTGGTCCGGCGTCGGTACGGTTCAGATGCGGATGCGCGATTTCTCGGACGCCTTCCTCGACGCCTATCTGTCGGCCGAGGGCGAGGCCCTGCTGTCCTGCGTCGGTTCCTACCGGCTTGAGGGGCTAGGCTCGCAGCTGTTCGAAGCGGTGAACGGCGACTATTTCACGGTGCTGGGCCTGCCGCTCTGGCCGGTGTTGAAAGAGCTGCGTCGGGCGGGGGTGATCGCGGCATGA